One window from the genome of Ammospiza nelsoni isolate bAmmNel1 chromosome 16, bAmmNel1.pri, whole genome shotgun sequence encodes:
- the C16H5orf24 gene encoding UPF0461 protein C5orf24 homolog isoform X3 produces MMHPVASSNPAFCGSGKSSCLNEDNVRAADQFDLYATQQSKYSHAVSHKPIACQRQDALNDPHLQTTSGRNIETKDELKKKKNLNRSGKRGRPSGTTKSAGYRTSTGRPLGTTKAAGFKTSPGRPLGTTKAAGYKVSPGRPPGKKQQAFRCSSDA; encoded by the exons ATGATGCACCCTGTTGCCAGCAGTAATCCAGCCTTCTGTGGGAGCGGCAAGAGCTCTTGCCTGAACGAAGACAATGTGAGGGCTGCGGATCAGTTTGACCTCTACGCCACGCAGCAGAGCAAGTACAGCCACGCAGTCAGCCACAAACCCATTGCCTGCCAGAGACAAGATGCCTTGAATGACCCCCACTTGCAGACCACAAGTGGCAGGAATATAGAGACAAAAGATgaactaaagaaaaagaaaaacctgaacCGCTCCGGGAAGCGCGGCAGGCCGTCAGGGACCACCAAATCTGCAGGGTACCGAACCAGCACAGGGCGACCCCTGGGGACCACCAAAGCAGCTGGATTTAAGACAAGTCCAGGCAGACCCTTGGGTACAACTAAAGCAGCAGGATACAAAGTCAGCCCAGGCAGACCTCCAG gaaaaaagcagcaagCCTTCAGGTGTTCCAGTGATGCCTAA
- the TXNDC15 gene encoding thioredoxin domain-containing protein 15: MWRLLLALAWLGAALPAGAAERSGPEPVRYRTAEMADAMVGSEALGEQPVLLSAVPAEASGGPAGACDGDACPAREQPVLEPVLPAAAEEQNGTDSARAPKVNCEERNTTGMERFTLQILNVSQDLMEFLNPNSSDCTLVLFYTPWCRFSASLAPHFNSLPRAFPTLRFLALDASQHSSLSTRFGTVAVPNILLFQGAKPMARFNHTDRTLETLKDFIFNQTGIEARSDVAVTEEDWEGPLPSVLTKGIDWLLLFSVLFLAAFVMYATVRTDSIRWLIPGQEHEHQE; the protein is encoded by the exons ATGTggcggctgctgctggcgctggcCTGGCTCGGTGCGGCCCTTCCCGCAGGAgcggcggagcggagcggcccCGAGCCGGTGCGGTACCGCACGGCCGAGATGGCGGACGCGATGGTGGGCAGCGAGGCCCTGGGCGAGCAGCCAGTGTTGCTGTCGGCGGTGCCGGCCGAGGCGAGCGGCGGCCCGGCCGGGGCTTGCGATGGCGATGCGTGCCCGGCCCGGGAGCAGCCCGTGCTGGAGCCCGTGCTGCCCGCGGCCGCCGAGGAGCAGAACGGCACCGACAGCGCCAGGGCTCCCAAGGTGAACTGCGAGGAGAGGAACACGACGGGCATGGAGCGCTTCACGCTGCAGATCCTCAACGTGTCCCAG GACCTGATGGAGTTCCTGAACCCAAACAGCAGTGACTGTACGTTGGTCCTGTTCTACACGCCGTGGTGCCGCTtttctgccagcctggcacctcATTTTAACTCTTTGCCCCGAGCATTTCCTACTCTTCGCTTCCTGGCACTGGAtgcatcccagcacagcag ttTATCAACTAGATTTGGAACTGTGGCTGTACCAAATATCCTTCTTTTCCAAGGTGCTAAACCTATGGCTAGATTTAATCATACAGACAGAACGCTGGAAACCCTGAAAGACTTCATTTTTAACCAGACAG GGATAGAAGCCAGAAGTGATGTGGCTGTGACAGAGGAGGACTGGGAAGGGCCCCTGCCCAGTGTTCTGACCAAGGGCATagactggctgctgctgttctctgtgCTCTTCCTGGCTGCCTTTGTCATGTATGCCACCGTCCGCACCGACAGCATCCGCTGGCTCATCCCGGGACAAGAGCACGAACACCAGGAATAA
- the PCBD2 gene encoding pterin-4-alpha-carbinolamine dehydratase 2, whose translation MPGGGAALLRRALLGARRAAGGAGSPAAMSSQSHWLTTEERNQVLLDLKASGWSELGERDAIYKEFNFKNFNQAFGFMTRVALQAEKMNHHPEWFNVYSKVQITLISHDCGGLTKRDVKLAQFIDKAAASV comes from the exons AtgccgggcggcggggccgcgctgcTGCGGCGGGCGCTGCTGGgagcgcggcgggcggcgggcggcgccgGGAGCCCCGCGGCCATG TCCTCCCAGTCTCACTGGTTGACGACAGAGGAAAGGAATCAAGTTTTACTGGATCTCAAAGCTTCAGGCTGGTCTGAGCTGGGAGAAAGAGATGCCATCTACAAGGAGTtcaatttcaaaaattttaatcAG GCCTTTGGATTTATGACACGTGTTGCTCTCCAGGCAGAGAAGATGAATCACCACCCAGAATGGTTTAATGTCTACAGCAAG GTTCAGATAACTCTGATTTCCCATGACTGCGGTGGGCTGACCAAGAGAGACGTGAAGCTGGCTCAGTTTATTGACAAAGCTGCTGCCTCAGTTTAG
- the C16H5orf24 gene encoding UPF0461 protein C5orf24 homolog isoform X2, with amino-acid sequence MMHPVASSNPAFCGSGKSSCLNEDNVRAADQFDLYATQQSKYSHAVSHKPIACQRQDALNDPHLQTTSGRNIETKDELKKKKNLNRSGKRGRPSGTTKSAGYRTSTGRPLGTTKAAGFKTSPGRPLGTTKAAGYKVSPGRPPGVLNCFGGTLYGLATKTMNLNFYWMAP; translated from the exons ATGATGCACCCTGTTGCCAGCAGTAATCCAGCCTTCTGTGGGAGCGGCAAGAGCTCTTGCCTGAACGAAGACAATGTGAGGGCTGCGGATCAGTTTGACCTCTACGCCACGCAGCAGAGCAAGTACAGCCACGCAGTCAGCCACAAACCCATTGCCTGCCAGAGACAAGATGCCTTGAATGACCCCCACTTGCAGACCACAAGTGGCAGGAATATAGAGACAAAAGATgaactaaagaaaaagaaaaacctgaacCGCTCCGGGAAGCGCGGCAGGCCGTCAGGGACCACCAAATCTGCAGGGTACCGAACCAGCACAGGGCGACCCCTGGGGACCACCAAAGCAGCTGGATTTAAGACAAGTCCAGGCAGACCCTTGGGTACAACTAAAGCAGCAGGATACAAAGTCAGCCCAGGCAGACCTCCAG GTGTGTTGAATTGTTTTGGGGGAACTCTGTATGGACTGGCAACTAAGACAATGAACCTCAACTTTTACTGGATGGCTCCTTAG
- the C16H5orf24 gene encoding UPF0461 protein C5orf24 homolog isoform X1, protein MMHPVASSNPAFCGSGKSSCLNEDNVRAADQFDLYATQQSKYSHAVSHKPIACQRQDALNDPHLQTTSGRNIETKDELKKKKNLNRSGKRGRPSGTTKSAGYRTSTGRPLGTTKAAGFKTSPGRPLGTTKAAGYKVSPGRPPGSIKALSRLANLNYTCGSAAFPYPMVHNRGVHAAGETSSKIKQPNE, encoded by the coding sequence ATGATGCACCCTGTTGCCAGCAGTAATCCAGCCTTCTGTGGGAGCGGCAAGAGCTCTTGCCTGAACGAAGACAATGTGAGGGCTGCGGATCAGTTTGACCTCTACGCCACGCAGCAGAGCAAGTACAGCCACGCAGTCAGCCACAAACCCATTGCCTGCCAGAGACAAGATGCCTTGAATGACCCCCACTTGCAGACCACAAGTGGCAGGAATATAGAGACAAAAGATgaactaaagaaaaagaaaaacctgaacCGCTCCGGGAAGCGCGGCAGGCCGTCAGGGACCACCAAATCTGCAGGGTACCGAACCAGCACAGGGCGACCCCTGGGGACCACCAAAGCAGCTGGATTTAAGACAAGTCCAGGCAGACCCTTGGGTACAACTAAAGCAGCAGGATACAAAGTCAGCCCAGGCAGACCTCCAGGTAGCATTAAAGCTCTATCACGGCTTGCAAATCTCAATTATACTTGTGGCAGTGCAGCTTTTCCTTACCCTATGGTGCATAACAGAGGAGTCCATGCTGCTGGGGAAACTAGCAGCAAAATCAAGCAGCCTAATGAATGA